The Candidatus Methylacidiphilales bacterium genome window below encodes:
- the hpnE gene encoding hydroxysqualene dehydroxylase HpnE — MQFQQLTSTQITRRSGSNLALSFVSLTKAKRQAMSVFYAFCRVIDDAADDETLPLWEKRKQLEYWRNEIAAIPSQSCKSPLGRELALITHQYRISTHLYQEILLGVETDLTQMRYATFNDLSQYCYRVASAVGLVSIEIFGYKSPLIKEYAVALGMAFQLTNILRDVKIDAARGRIYLPQEELAEWQISESDILTSVWNSRVREYFRHFALRAEHYYNRARRYLSHEEYDNMLAAELMREIYWAILQKIIRNDYNVFARPIGLSKIEKLYLIFKNLFSPFQKKPRFNPPKKVLIIGAGWAGQAAALTLARQGHTVTLLEARKFMGGRAHSFKELTINETIDNGQHILMGCYRHTLKFLDELNVRKHLYEQEALELHFFTHEGYAHFSAKPGYTPFPLLAALFKFPLLNWYDRLCILRLCIKLSLRLLPDIQLNAREWLQNENQTAQAIKILWEPLCLAAINLPLETAAASLFAEVIHRTLCSSSLDARIILSRVGLTELIENPVKNFLRYCNGEVIQGQPAQSFEFEDRRIRSVRYGTDKEWKGDAIISAIPWHSLKKLIPQESDLFQICSIFSGSSILTWQLWFDAEIFPQPFVGLIDSPIHWIFNKNAFSLHPSKNGFPYIFVISGVESIEGWTSERLEKLALDECHRFFPASRHIKILHRYFYKSQDATFVASPSVEPYRPGVRTEWQNLVLAGDWTDTGLPATIEGAVQSGYRAAAFVDDVL, encoded by the coding sequence ATGCAGTTTCAACAATTAACTAGCACCCAGATCACTCGTCGCAGCGGATCGAATCTAGCTCTTTCTTTTGTCTCCCTTACCAAGGCCAAAAGACAAGCGATGAGTGTTTTCTATGCTTTCTGCCGTGTTATTGATGATGCTGCGGACGACGAAACACTCCCCCTTTGGGAAAAACGCAAGCAGTTGGAATATTGGCGAAACGAAATCGCCGCCATCCCCTCTCAGTCTTGTAAATCTCCTCTCGGACGCGAGCTTGCTCTCATCACACATCAATATCGTATCTCCACCCATCTGTATCAAGAAATCCTTCTAGGCGTAGAGACCGATCTCACTCAAATGCGATATGCCACTTTCAATGACCTCTCTCAATACTGCTATCGCGTAGCCTCAGCTGTCGGCTTAGTCAGTATCGAAATATTTGGTTACAAATCGCCCTTGATTAAAGAATACGCAGTCGCCTTAGGCATGGCTTTTCAGCTGACCAATATCCTCCGTGATGTCAAAATAGATGCCGCACGAGGCCGAATTTATCTGCCTCAGGAAGAACTCGCTGAATGGCAAATCTCCGAGAGCGATATCCTTACCTCAGTCTGGAATTCACGAGTTCGTGAATACTTCCGCCATTTCGCCCTTCGCGCTGAACACTACTACAACAGAGCCCGACGTTACTTATCTCATGAAGAATACGACAACATGCTTGCGGCAGAACTCATGCGCGAGATCTACTGGGCTATACTCCAAAAAATCATCCGAAACGATTACAACGTTTTCGCCCGTCCTATTGGCTTATCCAAAATTGAAAAGCTTTATCTCATCTTTAAGAACCTATTTTCCCCTTTCCAAAAAAAACCACGCTTCAATCCCCCTAAAAAAGTTTTAATCATCGGCGCTGGATGGGCAGGGCAAGCTGCTGCACTGACGCTGGCGCGGCAAGGCCACACAGTGACGCTCCTCGAAGCGCGGAAATTCATGGGAGGCCGCGCCCATAGCTTCAAAGAGTTGACCATTAATGAAACCATTGACAATGGTCAGCATATTCTCATGGGCTGTTACCGTCATACGCTAAAGTTTTTAGATGAGCTTAACGTCCGCAAACATCTCTACGAACAAGAGGCTCTTGAGCTTCATTTCTTCACCCATGAAGGCTATGCGCACTTTTCAGCCAAGCCGGGATATACACCATTCCCTTTGCTTGCTGCACTATTTAAATTTCCTCTTCTTAATTGGTATGATCGCCTCTGCATCCTCAGGCTTTGTATCAAGCTTTCCTTGCGTCTTTTGCCCGACATCCAGCTCAATGCTCGCGAATGGCTACAGAACGAGAATCAGACTGCCCAAGCGATTAAAATCCTCTGGGAGCCTTTATGCCTAGCGGCGATAAACCTCCCGCTCGAGACTGCCGCAGCCTCCCTCTTTGCTGAAGTAATTCACCGCACGCTTTGTTCTTCATCCCTAGATGCACGCATTATTCTGAGTCGAGTGGGCCTCACAGAGCTCATTGAAAATCCAGTAAAAAACTTTCTTCGTTATTGTAACGGAGAGGTTATCCAAGGGCAACCAGCACAATCCTTTGAATTTGAGGATCGACGCATACGGTCGGTTCGTTATGGCACGGATAAAGAATGGAAAGGCGATGCCATTATCAGCGCGATCCCCTGGCATAGCTTAAAAAAACTCATCCCACAGGAATCAGACCTCTTCCAAATTTGCTCGATCTTTTCTGGGTCGAGTATCCTCACATGGCAACTCTGGTTTGATGCAGAAATCTTCCCTCAGCCCTTTGTTGGCCTTATAGATTCTCCCATCCATTGGATCTTCAACAAAAACGCTTTCAGCTTACACCCATCAAAAAACGGGTTTCCTTACATCTTCGTCATTAGCGGGGTAGAATCCATTGAAGGCTGGACGAGCGAACGCCTGGAGAAACTTGCACTCGACGAATGTCACCGTTTTTTCCCCGCCTCTCGACACATAAAAATTCTTCATCGCTATTTCTACAAATCTCAAGACGCTACATTTGTCGCTTCACCTTCGGTCGAGCCTTATCGCCCAGGCGTTCGCACTGAATGGCAAAACTTAGTCCTTGCAGGTGATTGGACAGATACTGGCTTACCTGCTACGATTGAAGGAGCAGTCCAAAGCGGTTACCGCGCAGCAGCCTTTGTAGACGATGTTTTGTGA
- the hpnC gene encoding squalene synthase HpnC, with amino-acid sequence MPSLTADLDSAYAYCTELALKHYENFPVGRLVPKSIRKHVHAIYAFARHADDMADEGYPNSFSTNFNQPTTPSARLEALDNWERELMNMDHSSHPVFIALRHTIKEFDLPITLFTDLLSAFKQDVVKNRYANFDEVLDYSARSANPIGRLVLYLHRQATPQNLEASDKICTALQITNFWQDVSVDILKDRLYLPLDELARFGISERQILTQTAPLPAYKALIQFQVTRTEQWFQEGFCLISRLPWPLNFEIALTWHGGRRILDKIIACDYNTLFHRPRLKAFDIPLLLFRALKSLCKKPCSFNN; translated from the coding sequence ATGCCTTCTCTCACAGCTGATCTAGATTCCGCTTACGCCTATTGCACTGAGCTAGCATTGAAGCACTACGAAAATTTTCCTGTTGGTCGTCTAGTTCCCAAATCAATTAGAAAACACGTCCATGCCATTTATGCCTTTGCCCGTCATGCAGACGACATGGCTGATGAAGGCTATCCTAATTCTTTCTCGACAAACTTCAATCAACCTACCACTCCATCGGCTCGTCTCGAAGCCCTTGACAATTGGGAACGCGAGCTGATGAATATGGACCACTCATCCCATCCCGTCTTTATTGCCTTACGCCATACTATCAAAGAATTCGATTTGCCCATCACACTTTTCACCGATTTGCTTTCAGCTTTTAAGCAGGACGTTGTCAAAAACCGATATGCAAATTTTGATGAAGTTTTAGACTACTCGGCACGCAGCGCAAATCCTATAGGCCGTCTAGTTCTCTATCTTCACCGTCAAGCCACACCTCAAAATCTCGAAGCCTCCGATAAGATCTGCACCGCTCTTCAAATCACCAATTTCTGGCAAGATGTTTCGGTAGATATCCTCAAAGATCGCTTATATTTACCGCTTGATGAATTGGCTCGATTCGGCATCTCCGAGCGGCAAATCCTGACTCAAACTGCTCCACTTCCAGCCTACAAAGCACTCATCCAATTTCAAGTCACTCGCACTGAGCAATGGTTCCAAGAAGGATTTTGCTTGATTTCTAGGCTTCCCTGGCCGCTCAACTTCGAAATTGCTCTCACGTGGCACGGAGGCAGACGAATCCTGGATAAAATCATCGCCTGCGACTACAATACACTATTTCACCGTCCTAGACTCAAAGCCTTTGACATCCCGCTGCTTCTTTTCCGTGCCCTCAAATCTCTCTGCAAGAAACCATGCAGTTTCAACAATTAA
- a CDS encoding glycosyltransferase family 2 protein: MKKFISIVTPCYNEQGNVREIAQEVRAIMEALPQYEYEHIFIDNDSRDKTPQLLRQMAAEDRRIKVIFNSRNFGHIRSPFYGILQAQGEAVIFIVCDFQDPPRLIPDFLKKWEEGYRIVIGVKTTSNAAPIMHAVRTFYYRLLNRLSEIELVNNFTGFGLYDKSVIEILRRIHDPYPYFRGLISEIGFFPHALIEYDQPARRRGFSKNNFYTLYDLALLGITNHSKIPLRLATLIGFVSSILFFFIALAYLIAKLLFWQTFQLGIAPLIIGIFFTASVQLFFIGILGEYIGSIHTKVMNRPLVIEKERLNF; encoded by the coding sequence ATGAAGAAGTTCATAAGCATAGTCACACCTTGTTATAATGAGCAAGGAAATGTGCGGGAAATTGCTCAAGAAGTGCGAGCAATCATGGAGGCGTTGCCGCAATACGAGTATGAACACATTTTTATTGATAATGATTCGCGGGATAAGACGCCACAGCTTTTGCGCCAAATGGCTGCTGAAGATCGACGCATAAAAGTTATTTTTAATTCTCGAAATTTTGGCCACATCCGTTCTCCTTTCTACGGCATCCTTCAAGCTCAAGGAGAAGCAGTGATCTTCATTGTTTGTGATTTTCAGGATCCACCAAGACTGATCCCTGATTTTCTGAAAAAATGGGAGGAAGGTTATCGGATTGTGATAGGGGTGAAGACCACTAGCAATGCCGCGCCGATCATGCATGCTGTTCGAACCTTTTACTATCGCCTGCTCAACCGTCTCTCTGAAATTGAACTGGTAAACAATTTCACGGGTTTTGGGCTTTATGATAAAAGTGTCATTGAAATACTACGCCGCATTCACGACCCTTACCCTTATTTCCGAGGACTAATCTCTGAAATCGGTTTCTTCCCGCATGCCTTAATCGAATACGACCAGCCGGCTCGTCGTCGTGGATTTTCAAAAAACAACTTCTATACTCTTTATGACTTGGCGTTACTAGGTATCACAAATCACTCCAAAATCCCCCTTCGCCTCGCTACGTTGATAGGATTTGTCTCCTCGATTCTCTTTTTTTTCATCGCCTTAGCTTACCTGATCGCTAAACTTCTCTTTTGGCAAACTTTCCAGCTCGGTATAGCACCGCTTATAATCGGTATCTTCTTTACAGCCTCGGTTCAACTCTTCTTTATCGGGATACTCGGAGAATACATAGGCTCAATTCACACCAAGGTCATGAATCGGCCGTTAGTTATCGAAAAAGAAAGATTAAATTTCTAA
- a CDS encoding HAD family phosphatase, which translates to MSYPRSIKGILLDYDGVLADTMPDNHKAWAQAFAEHGVQISQNEYYLLEGSGRLVVSQTLCRLHGIPLENAESIARRKDEIMVHHSASKLFPSILPALQDWSNRSVALGLVTGASLSRVLAKIPKEVRDYFHVIVTSNDVTHTKPDPEPYAKAIQRLGFPPEQCLVIENAPLGIRSAKAAGAYCFAIMTTLPKSYLLDADLIFPDHEGCFQFIARLLHSQHSPGS; encoded by the coding sequence ATGTCATACCCCCGTTCTATAAAGGGCATTCTCTTAGACTATGATGGGGTGCTAGCTGATACGATGCCTGATAATCACAAGGCTTGGGCTCAAGCTTTCGCAGAGCACGGGGTGCAAATTTCACAAAATGAATACTACCTTCTAGAAGGTAGCGGTCGTCTCGTCGTATCCCAAACTTTATGCCGCTTGCATGGGATTCCGCTTGAAAACGCTGAGTCGATTGCCAGGCGCAAGGATGAAATTATGGTTCATCATTCGGCAAGTAAGCTTTTTCCTTCCATACTTCCAGCGCTACAAGACTGGAGCAATCGGTCAGTCGCACTCGGTCTTGTCACAGGTGCCTCTCTCTCGCGTGTTTTGGCTAAAATCCCGAAAGAGGTTCGCGATTATTTTCACGTGATAGTGACCTCAAACGATGTCACACACACCAAACCCGATCCCGAGCCTTATGCTAAAGCGATCCAGAGACTAGGTTTTCCTCCAGAGCAGTGCCTTGTGATCGAAAATGCTCCTCTCGGGATTCGCTCTGCAAAAGCAGCTGGGGCATACTGTTTCGCGATAATGACGACGTTGCCCAAAAGTTATCTCCTAGACGCCGACCTAATATTTCCCGATCATGAAGGCTGTTTTCAATTTATTGCAAGGCTTCTACACTCCCAGCATTCACCAGGATCCTAA
- a CDS encoding Ldh family oxidoreductase, with protein sequence MVRLPHSQIQAWIERALVAAQVLPDHAKIIAQALVQTSLWGIDSHGIARLPHYLNRLTRRSINPRPVFQFERTGPATGRFNGDHGHGIVICFEASRHAVNLAREVGAGVVGIFHSSHCGAIGLYSRDIAKKGLIGIVFTHSDSFVVPHGGKKAFFGTNPISIALPRPEPLEPVCLDLATSIVPWNRIMNARRENTPVPLGLGVDENGEETTDPHRIVALKPVGEHKGYALAFVIDALCGPLNGMPFGPHIPKMYGDLDQYRYLGSLIIAIDPNRFIGLAHFASTVDRMCQEIKSENPSILFPGEPEIRNAQQRSTEGIPVEDALISELDAWATRLALPTFSTLCHTPVL encoded by the coding sequence ATGGTGCGGCTTCCTCATTCTCAAATTCAAGCATGGATCGAGCGTGCCCTAGTAGCGGCACAGGTTTTGCCAGACCACGCTAAAATCATTGCCCAAGCGCTCGTTCAGACAAGCCTCTGGGGAATCGATTCACATGGAATTGCTCGATTACCTCACTACCTTAATCGCTTGACACGACGCTCTATTAATCCACGGCCTGTGTTTCAATTTGAACGCACGGGACCTGCCACTGGGCGATTCAATGGGGACCATGGGCATGGGATCGTTATCTGTTTTGAAGCTTCCCGACACGCTGTTAATCTGGCTCGCGAAGTAGGCGCCGGAGTCGTCGGGATTTTCCATTCTTCCCATTGCGGCGCCATCGGCTTGTATTCCAGAGACATTGCTAAAAAGGGTCTCATCGGTATTGTCTTCACACATTCCGACTCTTTTGTCGTTCCTCATGGTGGAAAAAAAGCTTTTTTCGGAACAAATCCGATTTCGATTGCGCTGCCTCGTCCTGAACCTCTTGAGCCTGTCTGCCTCGATCTTGCTACAAGCATTGTTCCATGGAACCGCATCATGAATGCTCGTAGAGAGAATACTCCAGTGCCCCTAGGTCTGGGAGTAGACGAAAACGGTGAAGAGACCACTGACCCTCATCGAATTGTCGCCCTAAAACCGGTCGGAGAGCATAAAGGCTATGCTCTGGCGTTTGTTATTGATGCACTCTGCGGTCCTCTGAACGGCATGCCCTTTGGTCCACATATACCTAAAATGTATGGCGATCTAGATCAATACAGATACCTTGGATCGCTTATCATAGCGATCGATCCCAATCGATTCATCGGCCTTGCCCATTTTGCTTCAACTGTAGATAGAATGTGCCAGGAAATAAAAAGCGAAAACCCATCGATTCTATTTCCGGGTGAACCCGAAATTCGAAATGCTCAACAACGTTCTACTGAAGGAATACCAGTTGAGGACGCTCTGATCAGTGAGCTCGACGCTTGGGCTACACGTCTAGCTCTTCCTACTTTTTCAACCTTATGTCATACCCCCGTTCTATAA
- a CDS encoding thiamine pyrophosphate-binding protein encodes MKVSEFIANVIAQLGVRHVFTVSGGGMLHILEAIRQHPDLEYVCNYHEQASAMSAEAYARVRESIGVCLVTFGPGATNAITGVMGAWQDSIPLLVISGQVKSTDTISGAPLRQRGIQEVDIIPIVKSFTKYAVQIRHENEIESHLYQALILALSGRPGPVWIDVPMDIQARQMPSVSMDFHIESLSQELHSDHLDPSIEAQFKAIQAPFSSANRPLLYVGNGVRLAHSVSAIHELVESWQIPIVSSWNAADIIPNDHPLYVGRPGIYGQRAANFALQNADFLLTIGTRLSIPQIGYEIKEFARAAYKVMIDIDAGELSKFKEHFQLLIQCDAALAIRELKKIIPPPPAQIEDWRQRCKNWVQKYSPNLPEYALAQDGLNSYTFCDWLSQHMPEDAIVVTDMGTSFTGTYQAITIRKRQRIITSSGLASMGYGIGSAVGASFADRQRIVICLTGDGGIQMNLQELMAIAHYRLPVKVVILNNKGYLTIRHTQNALFQGQFAASSPDTGVTCPDFQKIADAYGLPYLCFSSSAQLPHEAPDWLYSKGPLVCEVKMPYMQPLVPKVSFKQLPDGRLVSPPLEDLFPFLPREEFRANMLIPILEKE; translated from the coding sequence ATGAAAGTTTCTGAGTTCATCGCAAACGTAATAGCCCAGTTGGGAGTGCGTCATGTTTTCACAGTGTCAGGGGGCGGGATGCTTCATATTTTAGAGGCTATACGTCAACACCCTGACCTTGAATACGTTTGCAATTATCATGAGCAAGCCTCTGCGATGTCTGCCGAAGCTTATGCTCGCGTAAGAGAATCGATCGGCGTCTGTCTGGTGACATTTGGTCCAGGCGCCACAAACGCGATCACAGGTGTGATGGGTGCATGGCAGGATTCTATTCCGCTTCTTGTTATTTCAGGCCAGGTTAAATCAACGGATACCATTTCCGGCGCTCCTCTGCGACAGCGAGGGATTCAAGAGGTGGATATCATCCCTATCGTAAAATCCTTTACAAAATATGCTGTTCAAATACGTCATGAAAACGAAATCGAAAGTCACCTTTATCAAGCATTAATCCTCGCTCTGAGTGGGCGTCCTGGACCTGTGTGGATTGATGTTCCCATGGATATTCAAGCACGCCAGATGCCTTCTGTCTCCATGGATTTCCACATAGAGAGTTTGTCGCAAGAGCTACACTCAGATCATCTCGACCCCTCGATAGAAGCCCAATTTAAAGCAATCCAAGCTCCTTTCAGCTCAGCTAATCGCCCGCTTCTATATGTTGGTAATGGAGTTCGTCTCGCGCATTCTGTTTCAGCGATACATGAACTCGTCGAATCATGGCAAATTCCCATAGTTAGTTCGTGGAATGCAGCAGACATCATCCCCAACGACCACCCTCTCTATGTCGGGCGACCAGGTATCTATGGGCAACGTGCTGCTAATTTTGCTCTGCAAAATGCTGATTTTCTTTTAACAATCGGCACGCGCCTCTCCATTCCCCAGATTGGATATGAAATTAAAGAATTTGCGAGGGCTGCCTATAAAGTGATGATCGATATCGATGCGGGTGAACTCTCCAAATTCAAGGAACACTTCCAACTTCTTATCCAATGCGATGCAGCTCTGGCGATTCGAGAGCTAAAAAAAATCATTCCCCCTCCACCCGCTCAGATTGAGGATTGGAGGCAGCGTTGCAAAAATTGGGTTCAAAAATATTCGCCAAATTTGCCGGAGTATGCTCTAGCCCAAGATGGTCTGAACTCTTACACGTTCTGCGATTGGCTTTCTCAGCACATGCCTGAGGATGCAATCGTCGTAACAGACATGGGCACAAGTTTTACAGGCACCTATCAAGCCATCACAATTCGGAAGCGACAACGCATCATTACGTCAAGCGGACTTGCTTCGATGGGATATGGCATAGGATCAGCAGTTGGCGCTTCATTTGCGGATCGGCAACGAATTGTGATTTGTCTCACCGGCGATGGCGGCATTCAAATGAATCTTCAAGAGCTAATGGCGATAGCTCATTATCGTTTACCCGTGAAAGTGGTCATCTTAAATAATAAGGGTTATCTCACCATTCGTCACACTCAGAATGCGCTTTTCCAAGGCCAATTTGCGGCCTCCAGTCCAGATACAGGAGTCACTTGTCCAGATTTTCAAAAAATCGCTGACGCCTACGGGTTGCCCTACCTATGCTTTTCCTCTTCAGCGCAACTACCTCATGAAGCCCCCGATTGGCTTTATTCAAAGGGCCCACTGGTGTGTGAAGTAAAAATGCCCTACATGCAGCCTCTTGTGCCTAAAGTCTCCTTCAAACAACTACCCGACGGCCGACTGGTTTCACCTCCACTTGAAGATCTCTTCCCTTTTCTGCCGAGAGAAGAGTTCAGGGCAAATATGCTAATCCCAATCCTAGAAAAAGAGTAA
- a CDS encoding prohibitin family protein: MHPRYISLITPILIVGVVLAFSCWKVVPPGTRGISVTLGKVDPVPRAEGLTFKKPFIEDIILFSVRQETVNGVADCFSSDLQTVKISYSVLFRVPPENVVRLYQNYAGDIFKSLIDPRVQNSIKQITALYKAEDLVKNRDKVKQDALLLVRESLSGLIEVVDIPLTNIALTDELQRAIELKQVMEQQALAKEYELQKAKKEAEITIVNARAEAEAVKIRGEALANSPRIIDLEIVKRWDGKAPSTVSVSQGGANVILPLR; the protein is encoded by the coding sequence ATGCACCCAAGATACATTTCACTAATTACTCCTATCCTAATCGTTGGCGTAGTGCTTGCCTTTTCATGCTGGAAAGTCGTGCCCCCAGGGACGCGTGGAATATCAGTCACTTTGGGCAAAGTAGATCCTGTGCCGCGTGCAGAAGGGTTGACCTTTAAAAAACCTTTTATCGAGGATATTATTTTATTCTCTGTGCGACAAGAAACTGTAAATGGCGTAGCAGATTGTTTCAGTTCCGATCTCCAGACAGTTAAAATTTCTTACTCTGTGTTATTCAGAGTGCCACCTGAAAATGTCGTCAGATTGTATCAAAATTATGCGGGGGATATTTTCAAAAGCTTGATCGATCCGCGCGTGCAAAATTCGATTAAACAGATCACCGCCCTATACAAAGCTGAAGATTTAGTTAAAAACCGAGATAAAGTAAAACAAGACGCTCTCTTACTCGTCCGTGAATCCCTCTCAGGCCTGATTGAGGTGGTGGACATTCCGTTGACGAATATCGCCCTGACAGATGAACTTCAACGCGCCATTGAGCTCAAGCAAGTAATGGAACAACAGGCTTTGGCAAAAGAATACGAACTACAAAAAGCCAAGAAAGAAGCTGAAATTACCATCGTTAATGCCAGAGCTGAAGCAGAAGCGGTGAAAATACGTGGAGAAGCACTGGCCAACAGTCCACGTATAATTGACTTGGAAATCGTAAAGCGCTGGGATGGTAAAGCTCCTTCGACGGTGTCCGTCAGCCAAGGGGGTGCCAATGTGATTTTACCATTAAGGTAA
- a CDS encoding cation acetate symporter, whose amino-acid sequence MIYEASWLTVFIFGLFVALVLGISFYLGSRARSSSGYYAAHGQVHWFVNGVAFAGDYLSAASFLGICGMIAFFGYDGFLYSIGYLAGWIVALFVIAEPLKKLGKYTLADALDQRFHSQQIKMTAAISTLVVSVFYLIPQMVGAGALIKPLLGLEHWQGVILVGAVVTTIVITAGMISTTWVQFIKGALLVLFCALMTCGILYRGLETRPPVGQEQRVTILQQADGSRRVLINGIQQGHGENQAELPPAGRVIALPNQISKTGPLNPIDYLRYFQDAQIEVWRMEKNRIVEKTAEVTAVTTIYRPEIKPGSELLVPGGTPTFQGLRSEDWRAKIDFVSLMLALFAGTASLPHILIRYYTVKNQAAVRKSTVVGIITIGAFYLLTLYLGLGAMSCGALDMTNSNMAAPLLARTFGELPFALISAIAFTTVLGTVCGLILAASGAVVHDLMSNYFKLQLSDEGKVRAGKLAALLVGSISMLLGIIFERMNVTFLVGWAFNIAASANLPALVMVLFWKNTTKQGVAASIFVGLIFSLAWVLCSKEAYQHVYGWDPQTALAPFSQPAIVSIPLAWTVLIVVSKLTSKAKHPASSPAA is encoded by the coding sequence ATGATCTATGAGGCTTCTTGGTTAACGGTTTTTATTTTTGGATTATTTGTTGCATTGGTGCTGGGAATCAGCTTTTATCTCGGCTCGAGAGCACGCTCCTCATCAGGCTATTATGCAGCGCACGGACAAGTGCACTGGTTTGTAAATGGAGTCGCTTTTGCAGGGGATTACCTTTCTGCAGCTTCATTTTTAGGGATATGCGGAATGATCGCATTTTTCGGGTATGATGGTTTCCTTTATTCCATCGGATATTTAGCTGGCTGGATTGTTGCACTGTTTGTGATCGCGGAGCCGCTTAAGAAATTAGGCAAATATACCTTAGCAGACGCGTTAGATCAGCGTTTTCATTCTCAGCAAATCAAAATGACGGCAGCCATTAGCACGCTCGTTGTCAGTGTGTTTTATTTGATTCCGCAAATGGTCGGCGCTGGAGCGCTAATCAAGCCCTTGCTAGGTCTTGAACATTGGCAGGGCGTGATTCTTGTCGGCGCAGTCGTCACCACGATAGTTATCACGGCCGGTATGATTTCGACAACTTGGGTGCAATTTATCAAAGGTGCGCTTTTGGTTCTTTTTTGTGCCTTGATGACGTGCGGCATTCTATATCGTGGCCTTGAGACAAGACCTCCAGTAGGACAAGAGCAGCGTGTCACGATCCTACAGCAAGCAGATGGCTCACGTCGCGTTTTAATTAACGGCATTCAACAGGGACACGGTGAAAATCAAGCCGAGCTTCCGCCAGCTGGACGAGTTATCGCTTTGCCCAACCAAATTTCAAAGACAGGCCCACTCAACCCCATCGATTATCTACGATATTTTCAAGATGCTCAAATCGAAGTTTGGAGAATGGAAAAAAATCGCATCGTTGAAAAAACAGCAGAAGTCACAGCCGTGACGACCATTTATCGTCCAGAAATAAAACCTGGCAGTGAATTACTTGTGCCGGGGGGAACACCGACATTCCAAGGCCTCCGCAGTGAGGATTGGCGTGCCAAAATAGACTTTGTTTCACTGATGCTAGCGCTTTTTGCTGGCACAGCATCGCTGCCACATATTCTCATCCGTTATTACACAGTAAAAAACCAAGCAGCAGTAAGAAAAAGCACAGTCGTTGGGATCATTACCATCGGAGCGTTTTACTTACTCACGCTCTATCTCGGCTTAGGCGCTATGTCTTGTGGAGCGTTGGACATGACAAACTCTAATATGGCAGCACCTCTACTCGCCCGCACTTTCGGCGAATTGCCGTTTGCGCTGATATCGGCTATTGCATTTACGACTGTGCTCGGAACGGTATGCGGCTTAATCCTCGCAGCAAGCGGAGCTGTCGTGCACGATTTAATGTCCAATTATTTTAAGCTCCAACTTAGCGATGAAGGAAAAGTGCGTGCGGGAAAGCTTGCTGCTTTGCTTGTTGGAAGCATCAGTATGTTGCTCGGGATCATCTTCGAGCGAATGAATGTGACGTTCCTCGTAGGTTGGGCGTTCAACATCGCTGCTTCAGCCAATCTTCCTGCACTAGTGATGGTTTTATTCTGGAAAAATACTACGAAACAAGGGGTAGCCGCCTCAATTTTTGTAGGACTAATTTTTTCCCTAGCCTGGGTTTTGTGCAGCAAGGAAGCCTATCAGCACGTTTACGGGTGGGATCCGCAGACGGCCCTCGCTCCATTTAGTCAACCGGCAATCGTCAGTATCCCTCTGGCTTGGACGGTATTGATTGTTGTCTCAAAGCTCACCTCAAAAGCAAAACACCCCGCTAGTTCCCCCGCTGCTTAA